One window of Stenotrophomonas indicatrix genomic DNA carries:
- a CDS encoding DUF4845 domain-containing protein, protein MKTMNTQRGMTLTSFLTVLIVVGFFLYIGMKLFPMYQEYYAVRSAMKSLAKEPGIGSMAPANIQDLFFKRLYINYSDNVKPANVKFDRRDNGWTLKVNYEVRRQLVGNLDVVGKFDSSQDLTRSGAE, encoded by the coding sequence ATGAAGACGATGAACACGCAGCGCGGCATGACCCTGACCTCGTTCCTGACGGTCCTGATCGTGGTTGGCTTCTTCCTCTACATCGGCATGAAGCTGTTCCCGATGTACCAGGAGTATTACGCGGTGCGCTCGGCGATGAAGAGCCTGGCCAAGGAACCCGGCATCGGCAGCATGGCGCCGGCCAACATCCAGGACCTGTTCTTCAAGCGGCTGTACATCAACTACTCGGACAACGTGAAGCCGGCCAACGTCAAGTTCGACCGTCGCGACAATGGCTGGACCCTCAAGGTCAACTACGAAGTGCGCCGCCAACTGGTCGGCAACCTGGATGTGGTTGGCAAATTCGATTCTTCCCAGGACCTGACCCGTAGCGGTGCCGAATAA
- the lepB gene encoding signal peptidase I: MKLFEILLVVLTLASGLILLADKLYLAKRRAQRAGLLDTEPVLVDYSRAFFPVLAIVLIVRSFIAEPYKIPSSSMMPNLLIGDFILVNKFSYGLRLPITNTRFVPVGDPARGDVVVFHFPGHGDNDPAKGENFIKRVIGVPGDTIVFEGDGVILNGEPLKYDSKGIYAGHKGQGEGANLLVEHLPGRTHTVLETDYPRGQGQWTVPAGKYLVMGDNRDNSDDGRFWGLLPEENLRGKAFLIWLNCQGWFCKDGFEPSRIGSSIN; this comes from the coding sequence ATGAAACTGTTTGAGATCCTCCTGGTCGTGCTGACCCTGGCCTCCGGCCTGATCCTGCTGGCCGACAAGCTGTACCTGGCCAAGCGTCGCGCCCAGCGCGCCGGCCTGCTCGACACCGAGCCGGTGCTGGTGGACTACTCGCGTGCGTTCTTCCCGGTGCTGGCGATCGTGCTGATCGTGCGCAGCTTCATCGCCGAGCCGTACAAGATCCCGTCCAGCTCGATGATGCCGAACCTGCTGATCGGCGATTTCATCCTGGTCAACAAGTTCTCCTATGGCCTGCGCCTGCCGATCACCAATACCCGCTTCGTGCCGGTCGGTGATCCGGCCCGCGGCGACGTGGTGGTGTTCCACTTCCCCGGCCATGGCGACAACGATCCGGCCAAGGGCGAGAACTTCATCAAGCGCGTGATCGGCGTGCCGGGCGACACCATCGTGTTCGAAGGCGACGGTGTGATCCTCAACGGCGAGCCGCTGAAGTACGACAGCAAGGGCATCTACGCCGGCCACAAGGGCCAGGGCGAGGGCGCCAACCTGCTGGTCGAGCACCTGCCGGGCCGTACCCATACCGTGCTGGAGACCGACTATCCGCGTGGCCAGGGCCAGTGGACCGTACCGGCCGGCAAGTACCTGGTGATGGGCGACAATCGCGACAACAGCGACGACGGCCGTTTCTGGGGCCTGCTGCCGGAAGAGAACCTGCGCGGCAAGGCATTCCTGATCTGGCTGAACTGCCAGGGCTGGTTCTGCAAGGATGGTTTCGAACCGTCGCGGATCGGCTCGAGCATCAACTGA
- the lepA gene encoding translation elongation factor 4 has translation MRNIRNFSIIAHVDHGKSTLADRIIQLCGGLQAREMEAQVLDSNPIERERGITIKAQSVSLPYVAKDGQTYHLNFIDTPGHVDFSYEVSRSLAACEGALLVVDAAQGVEAQSVANCYTAVEQGLEVVPVINKIDLPTADIERAKAEIEAVIGIDASDAVPVSAKTGLNVVDVLEAIVHRIPPPVPRDTDKLQALIIDSWFDNYLGVVSLVRVMQGEIKAGDKLQVMSTGRNHQVDNVGVFTPKRKVLPALRAGEVGWVTASIKDVHGAPVGDTLTLAADPAPKPLPGFQEMQPRVFAGLFPVDAEDYPDLREALDKLRLNDAALRFEPESSEAMGFGFRCGFLGMLHMEIVQERLEREYNLDLISTAPTVVYEVLKTDGTIINMDNPAKLPPVNHVQEIREPIIRANVLTPEEYIGNIIKLCEEKRGSQLGINYLGSQVQISYELPMAEVVLDFFDKLKSVSRGYASLDYHFVRFDAGPFVRVDVLINGDKVDALSLIVHRSHADRRGRELCEKMKDLIPRQQFDVAIQAAVGSQIISRTTVKAMRKNVLAKCYGGDVSRKKKLLEKQKEGKKRMKQVGRVEIPQEAFLAVLQMDNK, from the coding sequence ATGCGGAACATCCGCAACTTCTCCATCATCGCCCACGTCGACCACGGCAAGTCCACGCTGGCCGACCGCATCATCCAGCTCTGTGGCGGCCTCCAGGCGCGCGAGATGGAAGCGCAGGTGCTCGACTCCAACCCGATCGAGCGCGAGCGTGGCATCACCATCAAGGCGCAGTCGGTGTCGCTGCCGTACGTGGCGAAGGACGGCCAGACCTACCATCTGAACTTCATCGACACCCCCGGCCACGTCGACTTCTCCTATGAAGTCAGCCGCTCGCTGGCCGCCTGCGAGGGCGCGCTGCTGGTGGTCGATGCGGCGCAGGGTGTGGAGGCGCAGTCGGTGGCCAACTGCTACACCGCCGTGGAGCAGGGGCTGGAAGTGGTGCCGGTGATCAACAAGATCGACCTGCCCACCGCCGATATCGAGCGTGCCAAGGCCGAGATCGAGGCCGTGATCGGCATCGATGCCAGCGACGCAGTCCCGGTCAGTGCCAAGACCGGCCTGAACGTGGTCGACGTGCTGGAAGCGATCGTGCATCGCATTCCGCCGCCGGTGCCGCGTGATACCGACAAGCTGCAGGCGCTGATCATCGACTCGTGGTTCGACAACTACCTGGGCGTGGTCTCGCTGGTGCGCGTGATGCAGGGCGAGATCAAGGCCGGCGACAAGCTGCAGGTGATGTCCACCGGCCGCAACCACCAGGTCGACAACGTCGGTGTGTTCACCCCCAAGCGCAAGGTGCTGCCGGCACTGCGTGCGGGCGAAGTGGGCTGGGTCACCGCCAGCATCAAGGACGTGCACGGCGCGCCCGTCGGTGACACCCTCACCCTCGCTGCGGATCCCGCGCCGAAGCCGCTGCCGGGCTTCCAGGAAATGCAGCCGCGCGTGTTCGCCGGCCTGTTCCCGGTCGATGCCGAGGATTACCCGGACCTGCGCGAGGCGCTGGACAAGCTGCGCCTGAACGATGCCGCGCTGCGCTTCGAGCCGGAAAGCTCCGAAGCGATGGGCTTCGGTTTCCGCTGCGGCTTCCTCGGCATGCTGCACATGGAAATCGTGCAGGAACGCCTGGAACGCGAATACAACCTGGACCTGATCAGCACCGCGCCGACGGTGGTGTATGAAGTGCTGAAGACCGATGGCACGATCATCAACATGGACAACCCGGCCAAGCTGCCGCCGGTGAACCATGTGCAGGAGATCCGCGAGCCGATCATCCGCGCCAACGTGCTCACCCCCGAGGAGTACATCGGCAACATCATCAAGCTGTGCGAAGAAAAGCGTGGCAGCCAGCTCGGCATCAACTACCTGGGCAGCCAGGTGCAGATCAGCTACGAGCTGCCGATGGCCGAAGTGGTGCTGGACTTCTTCGACAAGCTGAAGTCGGTCAGCCGTGGCTATGCCTCGCTGGACTATCACTTCGTGCGCTTCGATGCCGGTCCGTTCGTGCGCGTGGACGTGCTGATCAATGGCGACAAGGTCGATGCGCTGTCGCTGATCGTGCACCGCAGCCATGCCGATCGTCGTGGTCGCGAGCTGTGCGAGAAGATGAAGGACCTGATCCCGCGCCAGCAGTTCGACGTTGCCATCCAGGCGGCCGTCGGCTCGCAGATCATCTCGCGCACCACGGTCAAGGCCATGCGCAAGAACGTTCTGGCCAAGTGCTATGGTGGCGACGTTTCGCGCAAGAAGAAGCTTCTGGAAAAGCAGAAGGAAGGCAAGAAGCGCATGAAGCAGGTCGGCCGCGTGGAAATTCCGCAGGAAGCCTTCCTGGCCGTGCTGCAGATGGACAACAAATAA
- a CDS encoding DegQ family serine endoprotease: MTPRLRTHAIGLFALTLPLVACAQPAAPAAQPQAAAAAAAPRAPAQPLVSGLPDFTNLVEQVGPGVVNVDTTIVRSNRQARGGMGPGDDEMPEFFRRFFGPDFPMPGQGPGGQDGGPSIKGRGMGSGFIISPDGYVLTNYHVVADASEVKVKLGDRREFTAKVVGSDQQYDVALLKIDGKNLPTVRVGDSNSLKPGQWVVAIGSPFGLDHSVTAGVVSALGRNTGGPDQRYVPFIQTDVAINQGNSGGPLLNTRGEVVGINSQIFSASGGYMGISFAIPIDLAMSAVEQIKKSGKVTRGQLGAVVQEIDGLKAQAMGLPDSRGALVNQIVPDSAAAKAGVKIGDVIRTVNGAPVNSWSDLPPLIGAMAPGSRVTLGVIRDGKPRDLSATLTALAEDAQGNARSPSAGNDTAAPQTGANALLGLEVADLTAPQRKQLGLEAGEGVRITAVKGEGARDAGLSGGMVILQVASTPVGSVETLNRALSGYKKGDVVMLLVRTGSGNSAFVAVKAGP, translated from the coding sequence ATGACTCCCCGACTGCGCACACATGCCATTGGCCTGTTCGCCCTGACCCTGCCGCTGGTGGCCTGTGCCCAACCGGCGGCGCCTGCCGCCCAGCCGCAGGCCGCAGCCGCTGCTGCGGCGCCGCGCGCACCGGCGCAGCCGCTGGTCAGCGGCCTGCCTGACTTCACCAATCTGGTCGAGCAGGTCGGCCCCGGTGTGGTCAACGTCGACACCACCATCGTCCGCAGCAACCGCCAGGCACGCGGCGGCATGGGCCCGGGTGATGACGAGATGCCTGAATTCTTCCGCCGCTTCTTCGGCCCGGATTTCCCGATGCCGGGGCAGGGCCCCGGCGGCCAGGACGGCGGACCCAGCATCAAGGGCCGCGGCATGGGCTCGGGCTTCATCATTTCGCCTGACGGCTACGTGCTGACCAATTACCACGTGGTCGCCGACGCCAGTGAAGTGAAGGTCAAGCTCGGTGATCGTCGCGAGTTCACCGCCAAGGTGGTCGGCAGCGACCAGCAGTACGACGTCGCCCTGCTGAAGATCGACGGCAAGAACCTGCCGACCGTGCGCGTGGGTGATTCCAACAGCCTGAAGCCCGGTCAGTGGGTTGTCGCGATCGGTTCGCCGTTCGGCCTCGACCACTCCGTCACCGCCGGCGTGGTCAGTGCCCTCGGCCGCAACACCGGTGGGCCGGACCAGCGCTATGTGCCTTTCATCCAGACAGACGTGGCGATCAATCAAGGCAACTCCGGCGGCCCGCTGCTGAATACCCGTGGCGAAGTGGTCGGCATCAACTCGCAGATCTTCTCGGCCTCGGGCGGCTACATGGGCATCAGCTTTGCGATCCCGATCGATCTGGCGATGAGCGCGGTCGAGCAGATCAAGAAGAGCGGCAAGGTGACCCGTGGCCAGCTCGGCGCGGTGGTCCAGGAAATCGACGGCCTGAAGGCACAGGCGATGGGCCTGCCCGATAGCCGTGGTGCGCTGGTCAACCAGATCGTGCCGGACAGTGCCGCGGCCAAGGCCGGGGTCAAGATCGGTGACGTGATCCGCACGGTCAACGGTGCGCCGGTCAACAGCTGGTCCGATCTGCCGCCGCTGATCGGTGCGATGGCACCGGGCAGCCGGGTCACTCTGGGCGTCATCCGCGACGGCAAGCCGCGTGACCTGAGCGCGACCCTGACCGCTTTGGCAGAGGATGCGCAGGGCAATGCCCGCAGCCCCTCCGCAGGCAATGACACGGCAGCGCCGCAGACCGGGGCCAATGCCCTGCTTGGGTTGGAGGTTGCCGACCTGACCGCGCCGCAGCGCAAGCAGCTGGGCCTGGAGGCGGGCGAAGGCGTCCGCATCACCGCAGTGAAGGGCGAGGGCGCCCGTGATGCCGGCCTGTCGGGCGGCATGGTGATCCTGCAGGTGGCCAGCACCCCGGTCGGCAGCGTCGAAACCCTGAACCGTGCGCTGTCCGGGTACAAAAAGGGCGACGTGGTCATGCTGCTGGTCCGTACCGGCAGCGGCAACAGCGCCTTTGTGGCGGTCAAGGCCGGACCGTAA
- a CDS encoding RseA family anti-sigma factor, with translation MTRIPNNESHNHQSPAGQRLDERHRQQLSALVDGELGADEARFLVRRMEHDPELAGCQERWHLLGDVMRGQASLLAPAGFSAAVAAAIAAEPAPLAEPKRQARRSGWRAWGGGALAASVAAVALFVGREKLQEAPPVDVSAPQVIASQAQLPPASGQPAAVTEASVDTAAMAVASVPAVAMAAASRRQDARRASATRSQQAARVAQRDDAPLRAVASQAPLTPTVPASSARNLPFGEVGSLQARPWPRSSLAPAAAGALNASFPAHAGGAAFYPFEPRLQDDLPASPRPRD, from the coding sequence ATGACCCGCATTCCGAACAACGAATCGCACAACCACCAGTCTCCCGCCGGGCAACGCCTGGACGAACGCCATCGCCAGCAGCTGTCGGCGCTGGTCGACGGCGAACTGGGTGCAGATGAGGCGCGCTTCCTGGTGCGCCGCATGGAACACGATCCGGAACTGGCCGGCTGCCAGGAACGCTGGCACCTGTTGGGTGATGTCATGCGCGGCCAGGCGTCGCTGCTGGCACCGGCCGGTTTCAGTGCCGCCGTGGCTGCCGCCATCGCCGCCGAGCCTGCACCGCTGGCCGAGCCGAAGCGTCAGGCCCGCCGCAGTGGTTGGCGTGCTTGGGGTGGTGGCGCACTGGCTGCTTCGGTTGCTGCCGTGGCGCTGTTCGTCGGCCGCGAAAAGCTGCAGGAGGCGCCCCCCGTCGATGTCTCCGCACCGCAGGTGATCGCCAGCCAGGCGCAGTTGCCACCGGCATCCGGGCAGCCTGCGGCTGTCACCGAGGCATCGGTGGACACCGCCGCGATGGCCGTGGCCAGCGTGCCGGCGGTGGCCATGGCAGCGGCCAGCCGTCGCCAGGACGCGCGCCGCGCCAGCGCCACCCGCAGCCAGCAGGCCGCACGCGTGGCCCAGCGCGATGACGCACCGCTGCGCGCGGTCGCCAGCCAGGCGCCGCTGACCCCGACCGTGCCCGCCAGTAGCGCGCGCAACCTGCCATTTGGCGAGGTCGGCAGCCTGCAGGCACGGCCGTGGCCGCGTTCCAGCCTGGCGCCCGCCGCCGCTGGCGCTCTCAATGCCAGCTTCCCGGCCCATGCCGGTGGCGCCGCGTTCTATCCATTCGAGCCACGCCTGCAGGACGACCTGCCGGCGTCGCCACGCCCGCGCGACTGA
- the rpoE gene encoding RNA polymerase sigma factor RpoE — protein MADVDTPQELDLELVRRVQHGESAAFDVLVRKYQHRVVALVGRYIADWSECQDVAQDTFIRAYRAIGSFRGDAQFSTWLHRIAVNTAKNHLASHNRRPPTDDIDIGDAEQFDSGTRLRDTDTPERELMRQELEQTVMKAVNALPEELRSAITLREVEGLSYEEIAQKMGCPIGTVRSRIFRAREAIDTELRPLLDIGSATREKNRI, from the coding sequence ATGGCCGATGTTGATACACCTCAGGAGCTGGATCTGGAACTGGTCCGGCGCGTGCAGCACGGCGAGAGTGCCGCCTTTGATGTCCTGGTGCGCAAGTACCAGCATCGGGTCGTGGCCCTGGTCGGTCGCTACATCGCCGACTGGAGTGAATGTCAGGACGTGGCCCAGGACACTTTCATCCGTGCTTACCGTGCGATTGGAAGCTTCCGCGGCGACGCCCAGTTCTCAACCTGGTTGCATCGGATCGCCGTGAATACCGCCAAAAATCACCTGGCTTCGCACAATCGCCGCCCGCCGACCGATGACATCGACATCGGCGACGCCGAGCAGTTCGACAGCGGCACTCGCCTGCGCGACACCGACACGCCCGAGCGCGAGTTGATGCGCCAGGAACTGGAACAGACGGTGATGAAGGCCGTCAATGCGCTGCCGGAAGAACTCCGGTCAGCGATCACCCTGCGCGAGGTGGAAGGCCTGAGCTACGAGGAAATCGCGCAGAAGATGGGGTGTCCGATCGGCACCGTGCGTTCCCGGATCTTCCGGGCGCGCGAGGCGATCGACACCGAACTCCGGCCGCTGTTGGACATCGGCAGTGCCACCCGCGAGAAGAACCGTATATGA
- a CDS encoding 3-hydroxyacyl-CoA dehydrogenase NAD-binding domain-containing protein — protein MLSSFDGLRFSHWHPEIRDDGVVVLSLDRQDSSVNAMSQDVLLELGDLLERIAMDPPKGVVIQSIKKAGFIAGADLKEFQEFDRRGTVNDAIRRGQSTYQKLAELPCPTVAAIHGHCLGGGTELALACRYRVASNDSSTRIGLPETQLGIFPGWGGSARLPQLVGAPAAMDMMLTGRTLSASAARGIGLVDKVVAPAVVLDTAVALTLSGTTRPFKQRATAWATNTWLARQLLAPQMVKQVARKAKKDQYPAPYALINTWQRSGGKPVQARLDAERRAVVKLASTPTARNLIRIFFLTERLKGLGGGDSGIRHVHVVGAGVMGGDIAAWAAYKGFDVTLQDREQRFIDPAMERAQALFAKKVRDESKRPAVAARLRADLEGNGVAQADLVIEAIIENPEAKRALYQTLEPKMKLDALLTTNTSSIPLVELRDHIQRPAQFAGLHYFNPVAQMPLVEIIHHDGMAAETERRLAAFCKALGKFPVPVAGTPGFLVNRVLFPYMLEAATAYAEGIPGPVIDKAAVKFGMPMGPIELIDTVGLDVAAGVGKELAPFLGLQIPAALQTVEPDKRGKKDGQGIYTWENGRAKKPDVARDYQAPADLEDRLILPLLNEAVACLHEGVVADADLLDAGVIFGTGFAPFRGGPIQHIRAVGADALVERLKALQQRHGDRFAPRPGWDNPLLREPVV, from the coding sequence ATGCTCTCAAGCTTCGATGGTCTCCGCTTCAGCCACTGGCACCCCGAGATCCGCGACGATGGCGTGGTGGTCCTCTCCCTTGATCGTCAGGACAGCAGTGTCAACGCAATGTCGCAGGATGTCCTGCTGGAGCTGGGCGACCTGCTGGAGCGCATCGCCATGGACCCGCCCAAGGGCGTGGTGATCCAGTCGATCAAGAAGGCAGGCTTCATCGCCGGCGCCGACCTGAAGGAATTCCAGGAATTCGATCGCCGCGGCACCGTCAACGACGCCATCCGTCGTGGCCAGTCGACCTACCAGAAGCTGGCCGAACTACCCTGCCCGACCGTGGCCGCCATCCATGGCCATTGCCTGGGCGGCGGCACCGAGCTGGCCCTGGCCTGTCGCTACCGCGTCGCGTCCAATGACAGTTCCACCCGCATCGGACTGCCGGAAACCCAGCTGGGCATCTTCCCGGGCTGGGGTGGCAGCGCGCGCCTGCCGCAGCTGGTCGGCGCGCCCGCTGCGATGGACATGATGCTGACCGGACGCACGCTGTCGGCCTCGGCCGCACGCGGCATCGGCCTGGTCGACAAGGTGGTGGCACCGGCCGTAGTACTCGACACCGCCGTGGCGCTGACCTTGTCCGGCACCACCCGCCCGTTCAAGCAGCGTGCGACGGCGTGGGCAACCAATACCTGGCTTGCACGCCAGCTGCTGGCCCCGCAGATGGTCAAGCAGGTCGCGCGCAAGGCGAAGAAGGACCAGTACCCGGCGCCGTATGCGTTGATCAACACCTGGCAGCGCAGCGGCGGCAAGCCGGTGCAGGCACGCCTGGATGCCGAACGACGCGCGGTGGTGAAGCTGGCCAGCACACCGACCGCACGCAACCTGATCCGCATCTTCTTCCTGACCGAACGCCTGAAGGGCCTCGGTGGTGGTGATTCCGGCATCCGCCACGTGCACGTGGTCGGTGCCGGTGTGATGGGCGGTGACATCGCCGCGTGGGCGGCCTACAAGGGCTTCGACGTGACCCTGCAGGACCGCGAGCAGCGCTTCATCGACCCGGCCATGGAACGCGCGCAGGCGCTGTTCGCCAAGAAGGTGCGTGACGAGAGCAAGCGCCCGGCCGTCGCCGCGCGCCTGCGTGCCGATCTGGAAGGCAACGGCGTGGCGCAGGCCGATCTGGTGATCGAAGCGATCATCGAGAACCCGGAAGCCAAGCGTGCGCTGTACCAGACGCTGGAGCCGAAGATGAAGCTCGACGCGTTGCTGACCACCAACACCTCGTCGATTCCGCTGGTGGAACTGCGCGATCACATCCAGCGTCCGGCGCAGTTCGCCGGCCTGCATTACTTCAACCCGGTGGCACAGATGCCGCTGGTGGAGATCATTCATCACGATGGCATGGCCGCTGAAACCGAGCGTCGCCTGGCAGCCTTCTGCAAGGCGCTGGGCAAGTTCCCGGTGCCGGTGGCCGGCACTCCCGGTTTCCTGGTCAACCGCGTGCTGTTCCCGTACATGCTGGAAGCGGCCACCGCATACGCTGAAGGCATTCCGGGCCCGGTGATCGACAAGGCGGCGGTGAAGTTCGGCATGCCGATGGGCCCGATTGAACTGATCGACACCGTGGGCCTGGACGTGGCTGCTGGCGTGGGCAAGGAACTGGCTCCATTCCTGGGCCTGCAGATTCCGGCGGCGCTGCAGACGGTGGAACCGGACAAGCGCGGCAAGAAGGATGGCCAGGGCATCTACACCTGGGAAAACGGCCGGGCCAAGAAGCCGGACGTAGCGCGCGACTACCAGGCGCCTGCCGATCTGGAAGATCGCTTGATCCTGCCGCTGTTGAACGAGGCCGTGGCGTGCCTGCACGAGGGCGTGGTGGCCGACGCGGACCTGCTGGACGCGGGCGTGATCTTCGGTACCGGTTTCGCACCGTTCCGCGGCGGTCCGATCCAGCACATCCGTGCAGTCGGTGCCGATGCACTGGTGGAACGCCTGAAGGCGTTGCAGCAGCGTCACGGCGACCGCTTCGCACCGCGCCCGGGCTGGGACAACCCGCTTCTGCGCGAACCGGTGGTTTGA
- a CDS encoding IS3 family transposase (programmed frameshift), producing MNRYDARFKLQVAKEACKTSTSVKAVARRHGLEFSTVRRWAATYRLHGWRGFHRKVRSYDLQFKLDVLEKMRQEGMSGREATTYFQIGDAGAVGQWQRLYADGGAQALAPPPLPPPKPMKKTRSSKPAEDMSRDELLKEVAYLRAETAYLKKPRCLDPGRAGGTAHKAQAVQGLRQAHSLPLLLEAAELSRSTFYYQVHALAHPDEGEVELRERIRAIYDESQGRYGYRRITLELANRGEAINHKRVQRLMAELGLQSRVRIKRYRAFKGTANVVVPNELDRQFEAEIPNQKWVTDVTEFKVQGMKLYLSPIMDLYNGEIVAYQMKRRPVFDLVGQMLDQAIKKLSPEDRPMIHSDQGWHYQHENYRHKLERRGLKQSMSRRGNCLDNAAMESFFGTLKSEFFYLNSFDSIESLEAGLVEYIRYYNEDRIKLKLKGMSPVKYREQAKLAA from the exons ATGAATAGGTATGACGCGCGCTTCAAACTTCAGGTCGCCAAGGAGGCCTGCAAGACCTCCACATCCGTCAAGGCGGTGGCCCGTCGCCACGGTCTGGAGTTTTCGACGGTCCGGCGTTGGGCAGCGACCTACCGGCTGCATGGTTGGCGTGGGTTTCACCGCAAAGTCCGGTCCTACGATCTCCAGTTCAAGCTGGATGTCCTTGAAAAGATGCGTCAAGAAGGGATGTCTGGGCGCGAGGCCACGACCTATTTCCAGATCGGAGATGCCGGCGCGGTGGGGCAATGGCAACGGCTGTATGCTGACGGTGGCGCCCAAGCGTTGGCGCCGCCACCATTACCGCCCCCAAAGCCGATGAAGAAGACCCGCTCGTCCAAGCCAGCCGAGGACATGAGCCGCGATGAGCTCCTTAAGGAAGTAGCCTACCTGCGTGCGGAGACGGCCTACTTAAAAAAGC CTCGATGCCTTGATCCAGGAAGAGCAGGCGGCACAGCGCACAAAGCGCAAGCCGTCCAAGGATTGAGGCAGGCCCACTCCCTGCCGCTTTTGCTCGAGGCGGCCGAGTTGTCGCGCAGCACGTTCTATTACCAGGTTCATGCCTTGGCCCATCCTGATGAGGGCGAGGTGGAACTGCGTGAGCGCATCCGCGCGATTTACGACGAAAGCCAAGGGCGCTATGGCTACCGCCGCATAACACTGGAACTGGCCAATCGGGGCGAGGCGATCAACCACAAGCGGGTGCAGCGCCTGATGGCCGAGCTGGGCCTGCAGTCGCGCGTACGCATCAAGCGCTACCGCGCGTTCAAGGGCACAGCCAATGTCGTGGTTCCCAACGAACTGGACCGTCAGTTTGAAGCCGAAATTCCCAACCAGAAGTGGGTGACCGATGTAACCGAGTTCAAAGTGCAGGGCATGAAGCTCTATCTTTCGCCGATCATGGACCTCTACAACGGCGAAATCGTGGCCTACCAGATGAAGCGTCGGCCGGTGTTCGATCTGGTGGGTCAGATGCTGGATCAGGCGATCAAAAAGCTCTCACCCGAAGATCGACCGATGATCCACTCTGACCAGGGATGGCACTACCAGCACGAGAACTACCGGCACAAGCTCGAGAGGCGCGGCCTGAAACAAAGCATGTCCCGACGTGGCAACTGCCTGGACAACGCGGCCATGGAGAGTTTCTTCGGGACACTGAAGTCGGAATTTTTCTACCTGAACAGCTTTGACAGTATCGAAAGCCTGGAAGCGGGCCTGGTTGAGTACATCAGGTACTACAACGAAGACCGCATCAAGCTGAAGTTGAAGGGCATGAGCCCGGTAAAGTACCGGGAACAGGCCAAGCTGGCCGCCTGA
- a CDS encoding pirin family protein, which translates to MTTIIAPRVHDIGGLEVRRAVPTLQARSIGSFVFVDQMGPALMHPGTAIDVRPHPHIGLATVTYLWSGAIGHRDTLGSDQVIRPGDVNWMTAGRGIAHSERTPQPDRDHDNPIHGMQTWVALPKSHEEIEPAFYHHAAATLPEQRRNGAWLRVIAGRAYGEESPVKVFADTLNVAIDLDPDAEIDIDDGHRERALYILEGQAQLDGVDIPAQHLVIPEAGARGRLRAKTPVKAMLFGGEPLDGPRHLWWNFVSSSKERIEQAKHDWEAGRFGTIPGDDKEFIPLPEH; encoded by the coding sequence ATGACCACCATCATCGCCCCGCGCGTGCACGACATCGGCGGCCTGGAAGTACGCCGGGCAGTGCCCACCCTGCAGGCCCGCAGCATTGGTTCGTTCGTGTTCGTCGACCAGATGGGCCCGGCACTCATGCACCCCGGTACGGCCATCGACGTGCGCCCCCACCCGCATATCGGCCTGGCCACCGTCACCTATCTGTGGTCGGGCGCCATCGGCCACCGCGACACGCTGGGTTCGGACCAGGTGATCCGTCCCGGTGACGTCAACTGGATGACCGCCGGCCGCGGCATCGCCCATTCCGAGCGCACGCCGCAACCGGACCGCGACCATGACAACCCGATCCACGGCATGCAGACCTGGGTCGCGTTGCCGAAGTCGCATGAGGAAATCGAACCGGCGTTCTACCACCATGCTGCCGCCACGCTGCCCGAGCAGCGTCGCAACGGCGCCTGGCTGCGAGTGATCGCCGGACGCGCCTATGGCGAGGAGTCGCCGGTAAAGGTGTTCGCCGACACCCTCAATGTAGCGATCGACCTCGACCCCGATGCAGAGATCGACATCGATGATGGCCACCGCGAGCGTGCGCTGTACATCCTCGAAGGCCAAGCGCAGCTGGACGGCGTGGACATTCCCGCCCAGCACCTGGTGATTCCCGAAGCCGGTGCGCGCGGCCGCCTGCGCGCAAAGACGCCGGTGAAGGCGATGCTGTTCGGCGGCGAGCCGCTGGATGGCCCGCGCCATCTGTGGTGGAACTTCGTTTCCAGTTCGAAGGAACGCATCGAGCAGGCCAAGCACGACTGGGAAGCCGGGCGTTTCGGCACCATTCCCGGCGACGACAAGGAATTCATTCCCCTGCCCGAGCATTGA